The Pelmatolapia mariae isolate MD_Pm_ZW linkage group LG10_11, Pm_UMD_F_2, whole genome shotgun sequence genome includes a region encoding these proteins:
- the mettl6 gene encoding tRNA N(3)-methylcytidine methyltransferase METTL6 isoform X1 yields MALSESGIFSGDINCTDPGKEEESKDQAKTARILTLEEQERLNGERALVSDFKQMKLEKEAQKNWDLFYKRNTTNFFKDRHWTTREFEELKACREFESQKLVLLEAGCGVGNCIFPLLEDDLNIFVYACDFSPRAVEFVRQNPLYCPDRCCAFQCDLTKDDLMENVPESSVDVITLIFVLSAVHPDKMKLVLENISRVLKPGGFVLFRDYGLYDHAMLRFKPGNKLGENFYVRQDGTRSYFFSKEILAELFEKTGFKCVANDYVLRETVNKKEGLCVPRVFLQSKFMKTES; encoded by the exons ATGGCATTGTCAGAAAGTGGGATTTTCAGTGGTGATATTAACTGTACAGATCCTGGAAAAGAAGAGGAGTCGAAAGACCAAGCGAAAACTGCCAGGATTTTAACTCTGGAAGAGCAGGAAAGACTGAACGGTGAGCGGGCTCTGGTGTCTGACTTCAAACAGATGAAGCTGGAGAAAGAAGCGCAGAAAAACTGGGACTTGttttacaaaagaaacacaacGAATTTCTTCAAGGATAGACACTGGACCACCAGGGAATTTGAAGAGCTCAAGGCATGCCGAGAG TTTGAGTCGCAGAAGTTGGTGCTGCTGGAGGCAGGCTGTGGTGTTGGAAACTGCATCTTCCCTCTGCTCGAGGATGACCTCAACATCTTTGTTTATGCCTGTGACTTCTCACCACGAGCTGTTGAATTTGTCAGA CAAAACCCTCTGTACTGCCCTGACCGCTGTTGTGCCTTCCAGTGTGATTTAACTAAAGATGACCTGATGGAAAATGTGCCAGAAAGCAGTGTGGATGTCATCACACTCATCTTCGTCCTGTCAGCTGTCCATCCTGACAAAATGAAGCTGGTTTTGGAGAACATTAGTAGG GTGCTGAAGCCTGGAGGATTTGTCCTCTTCAGGGACTACGGACTTTATGACCATGCCATGCTCCGATTTAAACCTGGAAATAAACTGGGAGAGAACTTCTATGTACGCCAAGATGGAACTAGGTCCTACTTTTTCTCTAAAG AGATCCTGGCTGAGCTGTTTGAGAAGACGGGCTTCAAGTGCGTTGCTAACGACTATGTTCTTAGAGAGACTGTCAACAAGAAGGAGGGACTTTGTGTACCCAGAGTGTTCCTGCAGAGCAAATTTATGAAAACAGAGAGCTGA
- the mettl6 gene encoding tRNA N(3)-methylcytidine methyltransferase METTL6 isoform X2: MALSESGIFSGDINCTDPGKEEESKDQAKTARILTLEEQERLNGERALVSDFKQMKLEKEAQKNWDLFYKRNTTNFFKDRHWTTREFEELKACREFESQKLVLLEAGCGVGNCIFPLLEDDLNIFVYACDFSPRAVEFVRCDLTKDDLMENVPESSVDVITLIFVLSAVHPDKMKLVLENISRVLKPGGFVLFRDYGLYDHAMLRFKPGNKLGENFYVRQDGTRSYFFSKEILAELFEKTGFKCVANDYVLRETVNKKEGLCVPRVFLQSKFMKTES; encoded by the exons ATGGCATTGTCAGAAAGTGGGATTTTCAGTGGTGATATTAACTGTACAGATCCTGGAAAAGAAGAGGAGTCGAAAGACCAAGCGAAAACTGCCAGGATTTTAACTCTGGAAGAGCAGGAAAGACTGAACGGTGAGCGGGCTCTGGTGTCTGACTTCAAACAGATGAAGCTGGAGAAAGAAGCGCAGAAAAACTGGGACTTGttttacaaaagaaacacaacGAATTTCTTCAAGGATAGACACTGGACCACCAGGGAATTTGAAGAGCTCAAGGCATGCCGAGAG TTTGAGTCGCAGAAGTTGGTGCTGCTGGAGGCAGGCTGTGGTGTTGGAAACTGCATCTTCCCTCTGCTCGAGGATGACCTCAACATCTTTGTTTATGCCTGTGACTTCTCACCACGAGCTGTTGAATTTGTCAGA TGTGATTTAACTAAAGATGACCTGATGGAAAATGTGCCAGAAAGCAGTGTGGATGTCATCACACTCATCTTCGTCCTGTCAGCTGTCCATCCTGACAAAATGAAGCTGGTTTTGGAGAACATTAGTAGG GTGCTGAAGCCTGGAGGATTTGTCCTCTTCAGGGACTACGGACTTTATGACCATGCCATGCTCCGATTTAAACCTGGAAATAAACTGGGAGAGAACTTCTATGTACGCCAAGATGGAACTAGGTCCTACTTTTTCTCTAAAG AGATCCTGGCTGAGCTGTTTGAGAAGACGGGCTTCAAGTGCGTTGCTAACGACTATGTTCTTAGAGAGACTGTCAACAAGAAGGAGGGACTTTGTGTACCCAGAGTGTTCCTGCAGAGCAAATTTATGAAAACAGAGAGCTGA